From the Brienomyrus brachyistius isolate T26 unplaced genomic scaffold, BBRACH_0.4 scaffold44, whole genome shotgun sequence genome, the window TAAACATGCTTCAACGTTACTTAACCACAAATTACCAGTCTTAATACTATGTGTAACTTGATGTGCATTgattgtgaattatttatgtgcATTATTTTCGGATAATAACGAATTTAGCATCACGGTTGACACGCCAAGATAAAGTTGGTTCCATTTGCCGTCGCGACGCGTCACGCCTCCCCGCTGACACTGCACGTGCCGTTCCGCACCCGTCGCTGCCTCAGACGGACGGATCCGGCAGTAATTCTGTATTTATTAGACCCGGACTGTCCTGGCCCGCACACGGTTTTGCCTTCCGTAGAACTTCAGCGACTGTCTGGTCCGTCGTCTTGAGCAACTCAACAAAGGCACCAGTTTTGCACAAAATCGTGTAGCCCGAATCGCCTGTTACTGATCATAGTAACAGTTAACAGTAGAAACACTTTTGTGTTCATTATCTTAAATATTTTACTTAATAGAGTGAATTTCAGTCGAGCACGACTATATCCGCTGTTCTTAATTTTGTGGGCTTCATACAATTATTCAGTGTCTTTCTAACTTTGAGTAAGTGTTTAAGTGTAACGTTTCGTCTTAGTGATGGCGATGATAAACTTTGTTGCTGGTCTCATTTTAATTATGCTGTGTATAAATGATTAAATTCTCCATGAAATATCGCcacgttgtgtgtgtgtgtcactcgcGAACGGCCAGTTATACTAGAAGTGCACTACTTCGCCAAGAAAAACCATTGGATCTCAACGAGAAGGTAAAGCGGGTAACGTAGGAACCAGTAACTCCGTTCCGCTGACCCGACATGTCGTCTTCAGTATCTGTGCATTTCTTGAGAATGTCCGGACTCTTCTGTGTATAACAAATATTAGCATCTTGATGCAAGTGGACAAAAATTGCAAAGGTCGTTTTAACAGTGTGCGATGAAAGCACAGGTTTAGCACGTAATATGAATACGGTACATATAGCCCGTTACTTTGGTAGgttactgtatatgtgtgtgcagtACGGGGCAGCCCGGCGCGAAGTTACGCTTTGGCAACGTTTGCATATATGTTTTGACgaatcatttttaatttttctttttctggcatgctgaatgttttttctgtttgtttgttttagagGCCATTAGGCGAGACGACCAGGGCTACTAGATCGGCCTGTTGGTCTTACACTAGATAATACACCTTTGAAGATGAATAGAAACACTTAGGAATACAGAATGCGTCTCCCCCGTCCTCCCAGGATACAGTTTAAAACCAGAAAATATCAAACAAATTAATAGTAAGCGAAACATCCATAACAGTACATGGTATTACATAAAATGCCCCGCGGCCGCATTTGCTGTAAAATTACTCGCCGATATGTATTAAGCCGAGCTGTTTGTGGTTCACCGGAAAGTAACCGGCTCTTTTCTGCTTTTATTAAGCAGATCATAATAATACATTGGGCCTAGTGATTTAATTCTGACCTCGCACCCCAAAGCATACAAGTCATTTATGTATAGTGTCTTTCGTGAACGCGTCATTTTTCTGTAACGTGCATGCAAGTCCGTGTGTTTTTGCTTGGGGTATTTGATTAATGTACATTTTGAAAGATAATGGCTGCGTTTTATTTAGACAAAATCTTGCCCAATACGCGGACAAAATATTCTACCAGTGTCCTTTTCGGAAACAGACGGTAAGAACTTCGCGTTGCAGTGCTCCCCGTTTATCTGTTTCGCGGCAATAAGGTGTTTATTGCCTAAGTAACTGTTTTTTGGGCTTATCtttttaatataattatatgAAATTCTATTATTTCCGCAGGGTACCGTTTTTTATTTGAACTTCGCCGTGCTTTAATGTTAATTACTTATTCTATTTGCCGTTTGACTTATAATTCGTATTTGAGGGTTTGTTTTAAGAAATCAATGTGAGGCTGGAGCTGTCCAGCAAAAGGTCAGCGGTTTTGATGACGTTAGAGGAAAAAATAGCTTTCGCTTCTAATTGCTAACTTTTGATACGCAAACACGCCCATCGCTAATGAAacctttatgtgttttaagtctGTTAATCCTCTGATCTCTCCGTCCAGGCTGCTCCTGATTAGAAGGCTACCACGGCAGATGCAGCCGCGTCGGTCCCCTCGATGGCGTACGAACCAGCCGCAGATCAGGTTTCCGACCGGGGGACAGAGTGCGCCCTTATGCTTCAGGTGCTTCGGATGATGTATAGGACAGTCGGGGGTTCTGATCGTATGTCCTGATTTAATGGCTCCTGTCGGACTGAGACACAAGCGTGTCCGGTCGTTGGTGCGTGCTTGCCGGATAATCAGGTTTAGGCTATTTATTGTCCCCTTTTTCCATAGGATCGCACTCCGGCACCCGGATCCATGCCCGGCATAATTTCAGTAGTCCTGATGGCTCGACCTGTTAAACTTCCGTTGAAACGTCTCATAAGAAAATTACTTAAAATTATTCCAAAATTTTAAGTGATCGCATCtaatcacattttttttgttaatgaatTTCGGATTTGATGTGCACTTATTACACACCTATACGTGACTATGAGGCGTACTTTGCTCCTGTCTCATAAGCCGCAATCCGCACGCACTTTATTTTCgacagaattttattttttattcatgaCTAAACTTGTTTTATTAGTTTTGTTGCCGCGTATTTCAATGAGCTTGGCAATTAAGTGTTTTTTAAATCCTTAAGTCTTACGCAAATGTTACGGTCTAGACATAACTGAAAGAAGGGAGATTTCTTATTAAACGGTGCATGGTGGGCGGAGTAAGAAAAACAACCTCTTATATAGGcgaaaaatattttttccattCTTGTGTTTTACGTTAAAAGAAGAGACGAGCGGCTAGTGCGCCTGGTCCCCTGTCCAAAGTGCTGAAACTTTGCTCAAATTTTGCTGGCAAATGGCTCTGCATCAATAACTATATCTATAAATACAGtatcaaaagaaaaaaagatccGATTCGGatccaaaataataaaatagttCAAAGGGCGGTTACTGCAGTTATTGTTTAATATAATATTCAATCAGCTGATCAAACCACAAGTTATTAGGAAAAGAGCAGCTGACAAGGAATGTGGGAGTCAGTAGGACTGACGGGATATAATGACGCTAAAACCCTTGGCTATTCACTTCCAAAATGCAGAGAAGGATGGACAAACTTTAATATATCAAATGGTTATTATATATAAGTCTTGGACTTAAGTCTATCCTCCTTAGACTTGGTACATTTCAaggtattattttaaaacaaatctaTGGGGCTGTAGTGCTCACACAAATTGAGTCGCGGAGACTGATATAAAATTGTCTTTACAGCAGCCTATTACTTTCGCTTTTATAAAGAATAGAGAGGAGAGGAACGGAAGACGTGTTAAGCACGCAAATTGTTCAGTGGGCAAGTTTTGTGGAAAAAAATTGCCGTCAATCAGCTGTCGATCATGTGACTGATCCCTCTAGAGGTAGATGGCATTATCCTAAAGTGGCTTTTGGTTTTCATTGCATCAAGACATTGACTGGGAAATATTCGGGAAACATCCTAATGTGCGCttaaatcatttaaatattaaaacgcCAAATCCTAACAAATCGGTGCTAATAGAAAGTGGACAGTTAGTCGGTAAACACGAAAACTGAGTTTTGCTCTCGCCGTTTTGTACCTTTATTTTCGTGCGTGCTTTCCCGCAAAGTGCCCACTTCGTTTCTTCAGAAGTTCAATAATTCAATGAAGGTGGAGAGTAATATGGGCGACGCGGCGACCGGCGGCCGTGGCAGCGGCACCAGCGAATGCTGCATCAGCCGGCTCCTCAGTGTGGTGGAGAGCGAGCTGCAGGCCGGCCGGGAGAAAGGGGACCCCACGGAGAAGCAGCTTAAGGTCAGCCTGGAGGAGGCTGAGCTTTGGAAGAAATTCATGGATGCCACTAATGAAATGATTGTCACTAAGAACGGCAGGTGGGTTTGCGCATGCGGTATGACCGTTGATTTTCTGGAATACGAAATTGCTGTAAATGCAGATAAATGTTATGTCTTCTTTATATCGAACTTAATTCAAATTAATACATAAATGAACTGCATTACAAAGTAGAATGAACGAGCCTTTCCATTAAGCCTATACGTAAGGGTAGGATATGCGCTGTACTTTTGTGAAACTTATAACCAAAACCAATTGCGCGAGCCGCTTGGTTCCTCAatcatttttgtgtttgtgggtgAAACTATTCATCCAACATTAACTTTTGATACCATATAATGAATAATATCAGCTACCGAAAACTTTTATGATAAGGAGGCGCATTTGTTCACTTAATGAATGTATGTAATTTAATATGAAGCCTGTTATGTCTGCACATTTGTGTAAGTATTTATATAATGAATACGATTTAGACAAAGTGTGAATGTAAAGATTTCCATTTGGACTGTAAGGAATAATGTATTTTTGTTGAGTTTATTATAGCCGTggctgaaaataggtttttttaaataaataaaatgacatgaaCGAGTAGTTTACGAAAATCCGGACACGCCTCACGTAAACATGTTTtgtaattcatttttatacaggactgttttttaatgacatttaatgtaaaaataatgctgcttataAAATAACTACGGcgtgtttttttattaattaaatcactTGAAAAAAGTTTCAGCGACAGATGACGAAAAATCGAAACAAtgctaaatacattttaaatgtgtAAATGACCATAGATATGTTATTTGTCTGATCATCTATACTAGAGCGGGGTGATTGCCTGTTGTTTGATGGGATATGTGTCTAATGAATCTGATTTTAGTGATTACCCGGCGGGCTTGACCGTCACTCATCTCCTGGTCATTGCACACCGTGGGTGGGAAGGTGTCCATTTGTTTAAACAGATCCACTTCCAAAttgttttgtatgtttttttctgtgtcctataaaaatacaaaagtgtccaaatagacaaagctggagatgaTTTGCTTCGGGGGGTGTAAGCGGCACCAGCACTGGCAGTGTGTCCTATAACGCTGGGGCTCTGCGCTCTCTGCAGGAGGATGTTCCCGGTCCTGAAGGTCAGCGTGTCCGGCCTGGACCCCAATGCCATGTATTCCATCCTGCTCGACTTCGCCCCCGCCGACACCCACCGCTGGAAGTATGTGAACGGAGAGTGGGTCCCTGCAGGCAAGCCGGAGCCACACAGTCACAGCTGCGTCTACATCCACCCCGACTCTCCCAACTTTGGAGCTCACTGGATGAAAGCGCCTGTCTCCTTCAGCAAGGTCAAGCTGACCAACAAGCTGAATGGAGGAGGACAGGTGATACAGGCCAGCTATGCCTCACGCACACTCACGATGCACACCGGCTATGCCTCACGCACACTCACGATGCACACCGGCTATCCCTCACGCACACTCACGATGCACACCGGCTATGCCTCACGCACACTCACCATGCACACCGGCTATGCCTCACGCACACTCACGATGCACACCGGCTATGCCTCACGCACACTCACGATGCACACCGGCTATCCCTCACGCACACTCACGATGCACACCGGCTATGCCTCACGCACACTCACCATGCACACCGGCTATGCCTCACGCACACTCACCATGCACACCGGCTATGCCTCACGCACACTCACGATGCACACCGGCTATCCCTCACGCACACTCACGATGCACACCGGCTATGCCTCACGCACACTCACGATGCACACCGGCTATGCCTCACGCACACTCACGATGCACACCGGCTATGCCTCACGCACACTCACGATGCACACCGGCTATCCCTCACGCACACTCACGATGCACACCGGCTATGCCTCACGCACACTCACGATGCACACCGGCTATCCCTCACGCACACTCACGATGCACACCGGCTATGCCTCACGCACACTCACGATGCACACCGGCTATGCCTCACGCACACTCACGATGCACACCGGCTATCCCTCACGCACACTCACCATGCACACCAGCTATCCCTCACGCACACGCATGATACACACCAGCTATGTCTCCAGCACACGCATTCTCGGTGTAATGATCCGAAAACTAAAAAATACTGTTATATAAAAATATGCCTTTTCTTGTTCTTGTACCTCCTCAGAATCAGGGAAACGGAAATGCATACACAGAAATACTCAGACATTCATGCTTGCAGTGCACCACGTGCAAGACATATGCATTTTCATGTCTCTAACAAGCTAGTCTCTTAGTAAACAGATCAGATTCTGTAATGTCAGGAGGAGCTCCTTATCGTGGTCCTTCTTAGATTAGCCAGATTGATTTTTTTAGCCTCTAGAAAGATTCACATGCTGGCATGTATGTAAGAGGGGGCCCCACCCGTTTAAGGGATGTCAGGCAGCTGACACGTAGCATGTAACTTCAGCCTATAACTTTACATTCCTTCcgttgtctttttttttgggcCAGATTGTTCAGTGGGAACATTAACATatgaaaactactttgaagTGTGTTTGGCCCACCTTTGATACTCCTCCAAAGATCGGTGCTCTTAGGGAGATGGAGCAGCGCGGCTTTTAGGGGACTCTGGCTGCCTCTAATCGCAGGCTTCGCCCTGTGGAAATATCAAGTGTGCATTTATACAATTAGTGGGATCCTCTCAGGCCACTTCACCTATAGAGACCCTTTGTTCCCCAGGGCCCGCATGTAAACAGGAATAAACAGCTCTTAATTACCACTTTTGGGATTTAATGGACTTCCTGCTGTTAAAAAAGAGAGAGCTGTACTTCATATAGTCATCCCGGCTTTCAGAGGGCACATTACAGGGGTCTGTGTGCTCTATTCAAGTATGACTTCAGAGCAAAATTATTGTTGGTATTTACATGTaccacagtgccccccccccactgcctcccCCGCCCCCATTGCTTttctttgacattaaatgcagtGTTggcaacacacaggactttgaGTGAGAACCAGTCCTAAATGAAATAATTGCAGTGGTTAGTAGTACATTATGGTAATtacttgttttattttcagtgtGGAGTCAATTTAGCCCCAGTCCTTAGATGTTCAggggaaaaaagcaaaacacacacacacataaacaaagaCCACAAAATCTAATAAACATCTACCCTGATGGGTATCTGGTTCTTTTTAGTCATTTGTATGTGAAAGGTGAAGTAAAGGCCTCAATCACAATGAaaaactgtttgtttttttcaggGGTCTGATAATTGTTAAATTGGGGGATTGTGGTATTGCATTCCCTGTCTCGCTGGCTCCCCCGCTGGTGAGAAGAAGTGCTGCTGGCGGCCGTCTGGCGTCACACCTGGGGCAGCCGTGGATTTTATGAAAACTCAAGCCATGTGACCAGCGTGCATCAGACTTATTTCTTAGATTTACCAGATGTTCTGCTTTTACTGAGTTTCTCAGCATCAGTTCCCGATTCCACGATCTATTTGTCCACAACTTGCTCACGTTGGGTGGTGAAAAAATTGGGTGGCTTACAGGTCTCTAAAATCACAATTCTGGAACAGCACATGACTTTAGAGGGAATCTCAGAACACAGACTAACTGATACCCCCGAATCTTCTTTCACAGATCATGCTCAACTCCTTGCATAAGTATGAGCCCCAGATCCACATTGTCAGAGTCGGAGGAAACCACCGAATGGTCACCAACATCTCCTTCGCAGACACGCAGTTCATTGCTGTCACCGCCTACCAGAACGAGGAGGTCAGCGTTGCTGTTTTCTAGCTCCCCTGCCCCTCCCACTGCAGAATGCCCAGGTGCCAAAGCTTAATGTTTCCTTTTATCCATCCTTAAAGATCACTGCCTTGAAGATTAAGTACAATCCATTCGCCAAGGCGTTCTTGGACGCCAAGGAGCGGTGAGTCGGCTTTCGGTGGCCAATGGGAGCGGTGAGTTGGCTTTCGGTGGCCAATGGGAGTGGACACCGTGGAAAACCCAGCTCGACTGGCTGTTCATAGCAACCACTTTAGAAAATTTGAAGAATTAGTTAACAGGACTGGAGGGCAAgtcatgttcatttttttttaatcattccaTATCACGTTAGCGTTCTAAATCCTGCGACGGCCCGAGTGCCGTCCAGCTCTTCAGGATTTGCTGCGCAGCTCGGTAAGCTCCATgtgggcaagggggggggggggcggggggggtgctGGAGTGGCTCGCTGGACGAAAGTGGCGTGAAGGACGTGAGTGCGTGTCGAGTGCCTGGAAGTGGTGGAGCTGTTAGGCAGCTTGTTGGTAAGTGTAGCCGCCATGGCGATGGTGCACACGCGAGCGCACCACTTGCACGAGGCCCTTCCCTCTCCAATGCCGGCCTGCATTGATATCATTACCTGGTAGGGGGGGTGGTCGGGGGGGGCGTAGATGGTGCAGTAGGTAAGTGCATGCATTGCAACCTCATGGGTGTTAGTTCAAGTCCCACTGGGGGGGCTGCCGCAGCACGTACAAGGAGGGTGAACCACTCTAGTACAAATAACCTGCTATGCAAATTTAAGTTGAATAGGGGAGTGGGGAAAATAACACATGCTGGTTTAATCACAAAAATATCACCCACTGCGAGTCAGAGCATCATGCCTGTACACTCAGAGTTTGATTTAATGTTTTATGTATGATCAGAATCAGTTTGAAGACATTTGGCAGTTCGGGTAACGGCTGGAATGTTTCTGTTCTGTTACCGACGACTTGGTAGTTTCAGTGGGAAACATGAGTCTCTTCATCTTCTCTGCAGGAACCACCCCAAAAACCTGGCAGAGGCTCCAGCGGAGGGCCAGCATGTTGGACTGTCTCACCGTGAGTCTccgctctttgtgtgtgtgtgtgtgtgtgtgtgtgtgtgtgtgtgtgagatgctTAGTGTTACTGGGTAGTAGGTGCTCCGGATTTCTGAAGAACAAATGTGACTTTGGATGAAATAATGCAGTCACATGACATAAAAGATTGAAATGGATttggtttctgtttttcattatatagattatatataTTCAATGGCTGTGTAATTATATGTCATCGATTGGGTGCAGCAGCGAGCATGCCAGTGTAGTATCCGGCTAATAACGAATGGGTTATCAGTGCCTGGAAGagaagtgaatgaatgaatgacggAGTTAATTGCCGCTAATTAGCCAGCGCCCGTCTGAAGCTTTGGCCctatttccagtaggtggctGGCTGATCTCCAACGCCGACGGTCTCTGCTCCCCCAGCAGTGCTAACTACCCCTACAGCGGGGCTCTGCCACTTGCCGCACCCCATGGGTATGAGCGCTACCCCCCGCTGCGGGGGCATCGGCCTACCCCTTACCCATCCTCCTACATTCACCATCGAAACCATGGCTCAGGTGGGCAGACAGGCGGGGGTGTGCTGGGAAGTCACGGGAAGGTGTCCTTGGCATGGTCTGTCCACCCCTCTCTCTGTCACTCAGTGTCCCTGTCAGAGGCCAGTCCTGGAGGCTTGCAGGTGTTTCCCGGACATGACAACTGGACCCCCCTGTCTCCATCAGCCCACCACAGCATGCTGCCAGTCTCTGCCACACCCTCCACACCCGGAAGTAGCAGGTCAGTGGGAGCCTGTCAGAGATCTGCCGCATGGACGTCCAGGGCTTGGAAGGCATGTGGATGCCATCCATCCTGTGAGGAAAAGTGATGAAACTACCCCCTTTGAAAACATACcatcatccatacattttctgtaAATGCTTATTCTATTCAatgtcacgggggggggggggggggtctggagactACagttgcaaggcagggaataactcaggatggggcgccaacccatcacagagcacactcacacatcagtcatttagtaactccaattaacctgtaggggggggggggggtccagagtagCTGGAGGAAACTCTGTGATGAaaagggaagaacatgcagggaCAGCCACACAAGGGCTGTGTCCAAATTCAGGGACTGCATCCTTCAGAGGATGCAATCTATATAACTATAGGCTGTGTCCATTGGAGGTGTGtgcaatgaatcttgggatacATTAGGCTGGTATACTCATGCATTCCCAGACCACATTGGCAGGAGCCTTTGAAATGGAACAGCCTTGTTGTGTGACTGTGATGCATGtggtctttgaattcagcccctGAATTTGGGCACAACTATGGCAgaaactcgaaccctggtcccagaaatgtgaggcaacagtgctaaccactgcaccttaTTATTTTGAGTAATTGTCATGAACGTGAAGGTAAGTCTGACGGCTATATCAGAGTTACTCAATTGGCTCTGGACCTAAACACAGTATAATCTGGATCATGGGACCCCCCCACCAAGCATAAATTTTATTTTGGCGTACTCCCCGCACCCCCGGCATGCCCCTTTTGCACACCTTGTTTAAATGTTTCAAAATATGTCACATGCTTTCTGCTCCAGCCAGTATCCGTGCCTGTGGACAGTGAGCAGCTGCAATGTCAACCCTGGGCCAGTAGGAGGCAGTGTAAGCTGCTCCCAAGGTCAGGGGCTGCATGCGGACCGGAGTCCCGCCTCCTCTTCACCAGGCTCTCTGCTGCAGGGTCACGCCCAATTAGGCACAGAAACGGTGGTGGAGCAGCACGGTCACATTCGGCTGGGTGGGGCTGGGTGGGCCACAGTCTCcgcccattccttttgaaggacATGAGTGGATATCTCAGGGGCTTGCCTCCCGTGGACCTTAGCCTCCGTCTACCTAGTAACTTGGcataaatggatgaatgtgtttTGATTTTTATGAACGCGTATTATTCTGCCAAGCTGAGGACAAAACACTGGTCACTTTTTTGCTATTCATGCTATCAGTGGCAAAGCGAGTTATAAATGTTGCTCTCGGCCTAAATgtctattttcttttttttttctcttcagaTTGCTATCAATTCACTGTACC encodes:
- the tbx19 gene encoding T-box transcription factor TBX19, encoding MKVESNMGDAATGGRGSGTSECCISRLLSVVESELQAGREKGDPTEKQLKVSLEEAELWKKFMDATNEMIVTKNGRRMFPVLKVSVSGLDPNAMYSILLDFAPADTHRWKYVNGEWVPAGKPEPHSHSCVYIHPDSPNFGAHWMKAPVSFSKVKLTNKLNGGGQIMLNSLHKYEPQIHIVRVGGNHRMVTNISFADTQFIAVTAYQNEEITALKIKYNPFAKAFLDAKERNHPKNLAEAPAEGQHVGLSHLGGWLISNADGLCSPSSANYPYSGALPLAAPHGYERYPPLRGHRPTPYPSSYIHHRNHGSVSLSEASPGGLQVFPGHDNWTPLSPSAHHSMLPVSATPSTPGSSSQYPCLWTVSSCNVNPGPVGGSVSCSQGQGLHADRSPASSSPGSLLQGHAQLGTETVVEQHGHIRLGGAGWATVSAHSF